Proteins from a single region of Urocitellus parryii isolate mUroPar1 chromosome 4, mUroPar1.hap1, whole genome shotgun sequence:
- the LOC113179475 gene encoding isocitrate dehydrogenase [NAD] subunit gamma, mitochondrial-like: MALKMLMGASSSVKAILQTAIFGHSWEILLGPQVPLRSFCGYHIDPPAALYGGRHTVTMIPGDGVGPELMMHVKSVFKYASVPVDFEEVLVNSTSSEEEVHNAIMAIRRNRVALKGNIETDHNLPPSYKSRNSMLRTTLDLYANVIHFKNLPNVQTRHKNIDILVVRENTEGEYSNLEHESTKGVIESLKIITKASSMRIAEYAFQLAQKMGRKKVTAVHKANIMKLGDGLFLQCCREVSSRYPQLILEGMIVDNATMQLVSQPQQFDVMVMPNLYGNVINNICTGLVGGPGLVPGANYGRLYAIFETASRHTAKNLAHKNIANPTAMLLASCIMLDYLKLHSHATRIRTAVLESIGNKNIQTPAHPTLIPKP; this comes from the exons ATGGCACTAAAGATGCTAATGGGAGCTAGTTCTTCTGTGAAGGCAATTTTACAAACTGCAATTTTTGGTCATTCTTGGGAAATATTACTTGGACCTCAGGTCCCTCTGAGGAGCTTCTGTGGGTATCACATAGATCCTCCAGCAGCTTTGTACGGTGGACGACACACGGTGACCATGATTCCCGGAGATGGCGTTGGGCCTGAACTTATGATGCACGTCAAGTCTGTGTTTAAATATGCGAGTGTGCCCGTGGACTTTGAGGAAGTGCTGGTGAACTCCACATCTAGTGAAGAGGAAGTTCACAACGCTATCATGGCTATCCGTCGAAACCGTGTGGCTTTGAAGGGCAACATCGAAACCGATCACAACCTGCCACCTTCTTACAAATCCCGCAACAGTATGCTTCGCACCACCCTCGATCTCTATGCCAATGTCATTCATTTCAAGAATCTGCCAAACGTGCAGACCCGGCACAAGAACATAGACATCTTAGTTGTTCGGGAAAATACAGAGGGCGAGTATAGCAACCTGGAGCATGAGAGTACGAAAGGAGTGATAGAGAGTCTGAAGATCATTACCAAGGCCAGTTCTATGCGCATTGCTGAATATGCCTTCCAGCTGGCCCAGAAAATGGGGCGTAAAAAAGTGACAGCTGTGCACAAGGCCAACATCATGAAACTGGGAGATGGACTCTTCCTCCAGTGCTGTCGTGAGGTGTCATCCCGCTATCCTCAGCTCATCTTAGAAGGCATGATTGTGGACAATGCTACCATGCAGCTGGTATCCCAACCCCAACAGTTTGATGTCATGGTGATGCCCAATCTTTATGGCAACGTCATTAACAATATCTGCACAGGGTTGGTTGGGGGGCCTGGCCTGGTACCTGGAGCCAACTATGGTCGCTTATATGCAATATTTGAGACAGCTTCAAGGCATACGGCCAAGAATTTAGCTCACAAGAATATCGCCAACCCTACGGCCATGCTGCTGGCAAGTTGCATTATGCTGGATTACCTCAAACTCCATTCCCATGCCACCCGAATTCGTACTGCAGTCTTAGAATCCATAGGCAATAAAAATATCCAGACCCCAG cccaccccaccctaatCCCTAAACCTTAA